One window from the genome of Bacillus tianshenii encodes:
- a CDS encoding YlbF family regulator, whose amino-acid sequence MANLYDVAYDLEKAIRESEDFKQLKQVYEEVNNDESSRKMFENFRDLQLELQRKQMQGEQITEEEVQKAQQSVQLVQQHEKISKLMEMEQRMSMVVNDLNKIIMKPLEEMYGTPDENQQ is encoded by the coding sequence ATGGCAAATTTATACGATGTGGCATACGATTTGGAAAAAGCCATCCGAGAAAGCGAAGATTTCAAACAGTTAAAGCAAGTTTATGAAGAGGTGAACAACGACGAGTCATCTCGCAAAATGTTTGAAAACTTCCGTGACCTACAATTAGAGCTTCAACGTAAGCAAATGCAAGGTGAGCAAATTACAGAAGAAGAGGTACAGAAAGCACAGCAATCTGTACAGCTCGTTCAACAACACGAGAAAATTTCTAAATTAATGGAAATGGAACAACGCATGAGCATGGTTGTGAATGATTTAAATAAAATCATCATGAAGCCGCTTGAAGAAATGTACGGCACACCTGATGAAAACCAACAATAA
- a CDS encoding Cof-type HAD-IIB family hydrolase, with protein sequence MVYRLLAVNIDGTLLKSNGRLSRVAKDAIEYVKAKGVYVTLVTNRNFPSAKKVAKALKLDNVLITHSGAIIGSSLEQLSYEQRLTEEQTFDLVQVLENFSCHIRLLHERYSVGNRIKQKNNLIAKAVLGSGDPLFYPLQFVESLGDHLRDNPVAAPKIELHFTETEDMEEVEHILHETFPEVRITKVNHSKMELTNPKATKLNGLQLLGEQLGIGLNEMVVIGDGLDDIPMITAAGLGVAMGNAPEEVKYAADWITRNNDQNGLSYMVRENFRKQMNVKVVKKNLKR encoded by the coding sequence ATGGTATATCGCTTGCTTGCCGTTAATATTGATGGAACACTTCTAAAGTCAAATGGTCGATTATCTCGCGTTGCAAAAGATGCGATTGAATATGTGAAGGCAAAAGGTGTATATGTAACACTTGTAACAAATCGAAATTTTCCATCTGCAAAAAAGGTTGCAAAAGCATTAAAGCTTGATAATGTGCTTATCACTCACAGTGGTGCAATTATTGGTTCATCACTTGAGCAGCTTTCGTATGAACAGCGTTTAACAGAAGAACAGACATTTGATTTAGTGCAAGTGCTTGAGAATTTCTCCTGTCATATTCGTCTTCTTCACGAACGTTATTCAGTAGGAAACCGTATTAAACAAAAGAATAACTTAATTGCGAAGGCAGTGCTCGGTTCAGGTGATCCGTTATTTTATCCATTACAATTTGTTGAATCACTCGGTGATCATTTACGTGATAATCCAGTTGCAGCTCCAAAAATTGAGCTTCATTTTACAGAGACAGAAGATATGGAAGAAGTTGAGCACATTTTGCATGAGACGTTTCCAGAAGTAAGAATAACGAAGGTTAATCATTCTAAAATGGAGCTTACGAATCCAAAAGCAACGAAACTGAATGGTCTTCAATTACTTGGGGAGCAATTAGGAATTGGACTGAATGAAATGGTTGTTATTGGTGATGGGCTTGATGACATTCCAATGATTACAGCAGCTGGCCTCGGGGTTGCAATGGGAAATGCGCCTGAGGAAGTAAAGTATGCTGCTGATTGGATTACACGCAACAATGATCAAAATGGCTTATCTTATATGGTAAGAGAAAACTTCCGAAAGCAAATGAACGTAAAAGTGGTAAAGAAAAATTTAAAACGATAA
- a CDS encoding DUF445 family protein — MELFVLIAIMAIIGAAIGGLTNSLAIKMLFRPYRPIYIGKKRLPFTPGLIPKRREELAVQLGKMVVEHLLTPESIRRKFHDNAFRKDMVGWAQNEVMRLLRSEKTVVEWAERFGADSLSEKAEQKIELFIDSRYEKAMKQLREQTLQEVLPADIIQRAQGKIPIVSDYILNKAITYFESDEGYDKLREMIEAFLENQGKLGNMLAMFVDNDTLTRKAQPEVVKFLKHEGTKDTLVALLSSEWEKVQEWHVAKIETWIGPERAKRFLKEQARKHLPVRDWFNRPLNEYTAPYEQRILEDVVPRAIEMGGEFIAERIELMMERLHIAQIVQHQVETFSVDRLEEMVLSISRREFKMITYLGALLGGLIGVVQGIIVLLIR; from the coding sequence ATGGAGCTTTTTGTACTAATTGCTATTATGGCGATTATTGGGGCGGCAATAGGGGGATTAACAAATTCACTTGCTATTAAAATGTTGTTCCGACCATACCGTCCAATCTATATAGGGAAGAAACGACTTCCTTTCACACCTGGACTAATTCCGAAGCGGAGAGAAGAACTTGCTGTTCAACTCGGAAAAATGGTTGTCGAACATTTACTAACACCTGAAAGTATCCGACGGAAATTTCATGATAATGCATTCCGTAAAGACATGGTTGGCTGGGCGCAAAATGAAGTAATGCGCTTGTTAAGAAGTGAAAAAACAGTGGTCGAATGGGCTGAACGATTTGGTGCTGACAGCCTGTCAGAAAAAGCAGAACAAAAAATTGAGCTCTTTATTGACTCGCGTTATGAAAAAGCGATGAAGCAGCTGCGTGAACAAACGTTGCAAGAGGTGTTACCCGCTGATATTATCCAAAGAGCACAAGGGAAAATTCCGATTGTTTCAGATTATATTTTAAATAAAGCAATTACTTATTTTGAAAGTGATGAAGGGTACGATAAATTACGGGAAATGATTGAAGCATTTCTTGAAAATCAAGGTAAGCTCGGGAATATGCTCGCAATGTTTGTCGATAATGATACATTGACGAGAAAAGCACAGCCAGAGGTTGTGAAATTTCTTAAGCATGAAGGTACGAAAGATACGTTGGTTGCATTGCTTTCATCAGAATGGGAAAAAGTACAGGAGTGGCATGTTGCAAAAATAGAAACATGGATTGGTCCTGAGCGAGCAAAACGATTTCTTAAAGAACAAGCAAGAAAACACCTTCCTGTTCGCGATTGGTTCAATCGTCCATTGAATGAATATACCGCACCTTATGAGCAGCGGATTCTTGAAGACGTGGTGCCAAGGGCGATTGAAATGGGCGGAGAGTTTATTGCAGAACGGATTGAATTGATGATGGAACGTCTGCATATTGCTCAAATCGTTCAACACCAAGTTGAGACATTTTCCGTTGACCGCCTTGAAGAAATGGTTCTTTCCATTTCTAGGCGTGAATTTAAGATGATCACATATTTAGGAGCACTTCTTGGAGGGTTAATTGGGGTTGTTCAAGGGATAATTGTCCTTCTTATTCGATGA